A segment of the Aureliella helgolandensis genome:
AGATGCTCGCACGACACAGCATTACACTTGGTTGCATCACCCAATACAAACTCGGCCCCTTTGGTCTTCGCGATGAGATGCGGTTGGCCCACAGACTGGGATGCCAGACGATCGTGACCGGTGGACATGGTCCGGTTGGACTAACCGGCTCCGAGCTCAAGCTGGCGGTCGCCAAGTTCATTGAGCAACTGCGTCCTCACTTGGAGGTCGCCGAAGAAACGGGCGTGACGCTAGCCATTGAAAATCATGGCAACAATTTGATCGATTCGCCTGATTCGTTGAAATGGTTGGCTGAGTTAACTCCTAGCAAACACCTAGGCATCGCCTTGGCTCCCTACCATCTGCCGCAGGATCCGGAGTTGCTGGCAGGCGTGATTCGGGACTTGGGACCAGCCCTTAAGGTCTTCTATGCTTGGGAGCATGGGCAGGGTTGCATGACACGACTCCCCAAGGAGCAGGAGTTAATGCAGTTGCCTGGCCGCGGCCCACTCGACTTCGGCCCACTTTTAGCTGCCTTGGTCGAGATCCAATATGCGGGGTGGACCGAGATCTTTATGCATCCCGTTCCACGCGGCATTCCCATTTTGGAGACGGCCGCTGAAGTGACAGAGGAGATCAATCGCTCGCGAACCTATCTGGAATCTCTGGTCCTCAGCCAGGATTAACTGCGATCTAGCAACAAGGGAGGTGCGCGTCGGGTTAGAATAGTTGGGAAAGATCGACACCTCCCGCCGCCTCACCTCCAATTCTCAAGTCGCTATGTCCCGCCCAATCTCCTGCCGCCCCCTACCATCTCCCGTCTCTCAGCTTGTTTCGGTAGCATTCTGCTGCCTAACCATCTTCGTGGGCTCGAGCCTCAGGGCCCGAGCCCAGGAGCCAGCACCTCCCCTGGAGCAGGCGGGGAATGAAAAAGTCGCCGAGATCATGAGGACGTTTCCGCCTCGAGGCGTGCAGTCCGATGGTTCGCAGCCCACGCCCCCGCTGGAAGCACTCAAGTCGTTTGCCATGCGGGACGGCTTGAGTATCGATCTTGTCGCCAGCGAGCCGGAATTGTCTCAGCCGCTGTTCTTGAGTTGGGATTCCCGAGGACGCATGTGGGTAGCGCAATATCGACAATACCAGTATCCAGCGGGCCTTAAGGTCGTGCGATTTGATCACCATCTGCGAGCGGTGTTCGACAAAGTTCCAGAAGCTCCTCCCAACCATGTTCCTGGTGAAGACCGAATCACGGTGTTCGAGGACACCAACGGAGATGGGAAGTACGATACTCATCGCGATGTGATTACGGGACTCAATATCGCCACGTCGGTAGCGCCTGGACGGGGTGGCATCTGGGTCTTAAATCCTCCCTACTTACTGTTCTATCCCGATGCGGATGGAGACGATGTTCCCGATCGCGATCCGGAGGTTCACCTAGCGGGATTCGGATTGCAAGATACCCACTCCGTAGCGAACAGCCTCATGTGGGGCCCGGACGGATGGCTCTATGGCGCCAACGGCAGCACCTCCGGTGGAACCGTAAGTTCCGAGGTAACGCCAGGAATCTCATTCCAAGGGCAATGCATCTGGCGCTATCACCCCAGCACCAAAGTTTTTGAGATCTATGCAGAGGGTGGTGGCAATACATTTAGTTTAGAGATTGATGCGGCCGGAAGGGTGTTCTCCGGAACCAACGGCGGCAACACGCGGGGCTGGTACTACCCTCAGGGAAGTTACTCCCACAAAAACTGGGGCAAGCACGGTCCGTTGACCAATCCCTACGCATTCGGTTTCTTCAATCCCATGAAATTCGAAGGAGATGGACGTCGATTCCCCCAAGCCTTTTTGATTTACGAGGGAGGCCTCCTTCCACCGGAATACAACGGATCGATCATTGCTCCCAACGCTATGCTCAACCTAGTTTGGCACAGCAGCCTGCGGCCAGACGGATCGTCCTACCAAACCAACGACGAAACCAATCTACTGGAAAGCAGCGATCGCTGGTTCCGTCCCGTGTACAGCGGCGTAGGCCCCGACGGCGCCGTTTATATTGCCGACTGGTATGACACACGCCTGAGCCACGTTAGCCCAACCGATGATTGGCACAAGGAAAGTGGTCGAGTCTATCGTGTTCATCCGACCGACTCGAGTCCTAGTTACGACCTGGGCGACCTCCATCTACTTTCTGCGCAGAAGCTCAGCCAGCTCTTCTCTCATCCCAACAAATGGGTGCGTCAGCGTGCGGTGCTAGAGCTGAGCTGGCGTTACGAGGAGGCTGCGAACCTGAGTGAGAAACAAGTCACCGAGAGAGTGGAATTGCAGCGTGAACTCCTGCAACGCATCAAATCAGATTCACCGGGAGCTCTAGAATCGCTGTGGGTTCTCAATGCCATGGGAGAACTCACCCCGCAGCGAGCGGCAAACTTTCTCCAGCATTCCAATGCCAATTTGCGGCGATGGGTCGTTCGCTTGTTGGGAGATCGTCATGCAGGAATCCCTGAGTTGATCGAACTGGCTGCCCAAGAGTCTGACGTTCAAGTCCGTAGCCAACTCGCCGCTACAGCCAAGCGTGTGGAGGCGAACTTGGGTTTATCCATCGTACGAAACCTGCTGAAATACACCGAAGATCAATCCGATCCCCACCAGCCGCTGATGCTGTGGTGGGCCATTGAAGCGCATGCGGCCCAGACGCAGGCAATCCAGCAATTCGCC
Coding sequences within it:
- a CDS encoding PVC-type heme-binding CxxCH protein produces the protein MSRPISCRPLPSPVSQLVSVAFCCLTIFVGSSLRARAQEPAPPLEQAGNEKVAEIMRTFPPRGVQSDGSQPTPPLEALKSFAMRDGLSIDLVASEPELSQPLFLSWDSRGRMWVAQYRQYQYPAGLKVVRFDHHLRAVFDKVPEAPPNHVPGEDRITVFEDTNGDGKYDTHRDVITGLNIATSVAPGRGGIWVLNPPYLLFYPDADGDDVPDRDPEVHLAGFGLQDTHSVANSLMWGPDGWLYGANGSTSGGTVSSEVTPGISFQGQCIWRYHPSTKVFEIYAEGGGNTFSLEIDAAGRVFSGTNGGNTRGWYYPQGSYSHKNWGKHGPLTNPYAFGFFNPMKFEGDGRRFPQAFLIYEGGLLPPEYNGSIIAPNAMLNLVWHSSLRPDGSSYQTNDETNLLESSDRWFRPVYSGVGPDGAVYIADWYDTRLSHVSPTDDWHKESGRVYRVHPTDSSPSYDLGDLHLLSAQKLSQLFSHPNKWVRQRAVLELSWRYEEAANLSEKQVTERVELQRELLQRIKSDSPGALESLWVLNAMGELTPQRAANFLQHSNANLRRWVVRLLGDRHAGIPELIELAAQESDVQVRSQLAATAKRVEANLGLSIVRNLLKYTEDQSDPHQPLMLWWAIEAHAAQTQAIQQFASDPALWELPLMQSTVAERLMQRYAASGTPADLEQCVQLLKLAPNGASRELLVEGLNQAFQGRTLPPLPDEIDRALEAYHAARGEAGIVLAVKQGNQSQYDDAVAKLVDRQVDLGLRIEIASAFGISPYPKAMNVLLSLATGGAADTPALQRVAIQSLSLYDDPKIPQAIARAFDSQISGEHNLRASGCRTLATRASWALVLLNEINHWRLKKQDIPADVVQRLRTFSDPKVVEAVEQAFGKPAEISSPAQVAEIQRLTSLLKQSKGNPDAGAAVFTTRCATCHQLFGKGVAIGPPLDNYDRGNLQFWLPAIIAPSIEIREGYVSYKILTDDGRLLTGMIAAQDLNSVTLATADNQRIIIERKNIEELQAIETSLMPADVLKELNDTQIIDLFAYLTRGARIAP
- a CDS encoding sugar phosphate isomerase/epimerase family protein, with amino-acid sequence MHAPHLRRRDFSALSAAALASSVLAAPQGVHAAEDTPFAPKYLLASCMYGYQYLGEILPEVRKTGATALDIWPKAHGNQREQLDDLGEEKFAEMLARHSITLGCITQYKLGPFGLRDEMRLAHRLGCQTIVTGGHGPVGLTGSELKLAVAKFIEQLRPHLEVAEETGVTLAIENHGNNLIDSPDSLKWLAELTPSKHLGIALAPYHLPQDPELLAGVIRDLGPALKVFYAWEHGQGCMTRLPKEQELMQLPGRGPLDFGPLLAALVEIQYAGWTEIFMHPVPRGIPILETAAEVTEEINRSRTYLESLVLSQD